One genomic segment of Thermococcus peptonophilus includes these proteins:
- a CDS encoding PP2C family protein-serine/threonine phosphatase codes for MSRVISTGVGNRAWGISHPGPREKNEDALLIQPLGDAYLLAVADGLGGHGGGDVASKAAVETLQETFEREYTEGFGLKDVEDLLRKAYKDAHRRIMEMSPEPGKTGTTMVAAFVRDETAVIANTGDSRAYLIRDGRVISRTRDHSIVEELLERGVIGEEEVRSHPMRHVVTKALGIELAVDTYVWGIEEDDVLLLSTDGLHDVLDDGEIAKLASQGGPKEAAERLVGEALKVAEDNITVIVFKRG; via the coding sequence ATGAGCAGAGTCATCTCAACGGGTGTTGGGAATAGGGCGTGGGGCATCTCACACCCGGGGCCGAGGGAGAAAAACGAGGACGCGCTTCTGATACAGCCCCTTGGAGATGCATACCTCCTCGCCGTCGCGGACGGCCTCGGGGGACACGGGGGAGGAGATGTAGCCTCGAAGGCGGCGGTGGAGACGCTCCAGGAGACGTTTGAGAGGGAATACACCGAGGGGTTTGGGCTGAAAGATGTTGAGGATCTCCTGAGAAAGGCCTACAAAGATGCACACCGCAGGATAATGGAGATGTCCCCAGAGCCAGGAAAGACGGGCACAACGATGGTGGCCGCCTTCGTGAGGGATGAGACGGCCGTGATAGCGAACACCGGCGACAGCAGGGCCTACCTGATAAGGGATGGTAGAGTTATCTCAAGGACGAGGGACCACTCCATCGTTGAGGAACTGCTCGAGAGGGGCGTTATAGGGGAGGAAGAGGTTCGCTCCCATCCGATGAGGCACGTCGTGACGAAGGCCCTGGGGATAGAGCTGGCGGTCGATACGTACGTGTGGGGAATTGAAGAGGACGATGTCCTGCTCCTGAGCACGGACGGCCTTCACGACGTCCTTGATGACGGAGAGATAGCGAAACTCGCCTCCCAGGGTGGCCCGAAGGAGGCTGCGGAGCGGCTCGTTGGGGAGGCTTTGAAGGTCGCTGAGGACAACATCACGGTAATCGTGTTCAAACGGGGGTAG
- a CDS encoding ATP-binding protein codes for MPVDLSGPLLTEFERAKKEFEKAVAAGDMERAKKSALRCASILRHLAKHVPYNGELYLKKAKKWEETAAQIERGEYGRKAIVSAEGKSTTQEKDEEDQFREYVLGLISKSRITWDEIGGLDNVKLLMMETVVISALRKPAAIQPWKGILLFGPPGTGKTLLASAAAGSLNATFFNVKASSVLSKYFGESSKIISALYEVARERAPSIVFLDEIDALTTRRSNDTSEATRRMLSTLLTELEGFHEGGSERLVLTLAATNTPWDLDEAVLSRFPKRIYVPLPDKEAVKAIVRIHTKGLDISRLDLDAIAEESVRRLYSGRDVRNLCQEAVWNMIREENRDLHKLASLPLEELRKRSLRTRPLEMRDFEEAFRKIKSPLTKRDIERYEKWAEEFGG; via the coding sequence ATGCCGGTTGACCTTTCGGGGCCCCTCCTCACGGAGTTCGAGAGGGCCAAGAAGGAGTTCGAGAAGGCCGTTGCCGCTGGGGATATGGAGAGAGCTAAGAAGAGCGCCCTCCGCTGTGCATCCATACTCAGACACCTGGCCAAACACGTGCCCTACAACGGGGAGCTGTACCTGAAGAAAGCCAAGAAGTGGGAGGAAACAGCTGCACAGATTGAGAGGGGAGAGTACGGCAGGAAAGCCATCGTCAGTGCCGAAGGTAAGAGCACTACCCAGGAAAAAGACGAGGAGGATCAGTTCAGGGAGTACGTCCTGGGGCTTATCTCGAAGTCCCGTATAACCTGGGACGAGATAGGTGGTCTTGATAACGTCAAGCTCCTCATGATGGAGACCGTGGTCATCTCGGCCCTTAGAAAGCCCGCCGCAATTCAGCCCTGGAAGGGCATCCTCCTCTTTGGGCCGCCCGGAACCGGGAAGACCCTCTTAGCATCGGCCGCCGCGGGAAGCCTGAACGCGACGTTCTTCAATGTCAAAGCGTCAAGCGTCCTCAGCAAGTACTTTGGAGAATCGAGCAAGATAATCTCCGCCCTCTACGAGGTGGCGAGGGAGAGGGCACCCAGCATAGTGTTCCTTGACGAGATAGATGCGCTCACAACGAGGCGTTCAAACGATACAAGCGAGGCAACGAGGAGGATGCTCTCTACACTCCTCACCGAGCTTGAGGGGTTCCACGAAGGGGGGAGTGAGAGGCTCGTCCTCACGCTAGCGGCGACCAACACACCGTGGGACCTGGACGAGGCGGTCCTCTCGCGCTTCCCCAAGAGGATCTACGTGCCCCTGCCCGATAAAGAGGCTGTCAAGGCGATAGTCCGGATACACACGAAGGGCCTGGACATTTCGAGACTCGATTTGGACGCGATTGCCGAGGAGAGCGTCAGAAGGCTGTACTCGGGCAGGGACGTGAGAAACCTCTGCCAGGAGGCGGTGTGGAACATGATACGCGAGGAAAACAGGGATCTGCACAAGCTCGCTTCCCTTCCCCTGGAGGAACTGAGAAAGAGGTCATTAAGAACGCGTCCGCTTGAGATGAGGGACTTTGAGGAGGCATTCAGGAAGATCAAATCTCCGTTAACAAAGAGGGACATCGAGAGGTATGAGAAGTGGGCGGAGGAGTTCGGGGGATGA
- a CDS encoding serine/threonine-protein kinase, whose product MGHMFDDDILEGIIKLFIVIVIISVIFGRFAWFFIFIVIFMWGGHLVRHLLRDITKPRKKYRYRYPKPTPPAPPVPREDMRELLRKSVIVELPPKVHAGEEIPLTVGFRNLLRGTINVEIDLSDLSRYFDLSSTRVYFRSVKPGEYVSQSVRVVPRRPGKVSAKVVARSGIVSAKVKVSTEIIERPKVEPKTPLPVPVPAQGGSKNSAEGPRTPLEELFARYKNVELIGEGGFARVYRAERKDGSVVALKIPMSLTEAGGKAFLREVRNWSLLSHPNIVELYDYNIFPVPYLEMEYCESSLAKLEKPLNPEKAARIIFDVAEGIKYAHSKGIIHRDLKPSNILLKNGRAKVSDWGLSKLLKESRTTQSVSFTPLYAAPEQISSRFGGTDERTDVWQIGAVLYELLTGRPPFEGEDFVEVASKITLEEPVPPSHLNPEAKPLEHVVMKCLAKKKEERYGSVEELQRDIAEFLGTSYREKLSRSVSVRDLSRSAYFAGELFLLYLKLNDLVNALKYADDLIHYARGETKRELVKLQEQLKLRLENGLEVPEELIEKAEIIVHRIKLGFKGV is encoded by the coding sequence ATGGGCCATATGTTTGACGACGACATCCTTGAGGGAATTATCAAGCTCTTCATAGTTATAGTGATAATCTCCGTCATCTTCGGGCGCTTTGCGTGGTTCTTCATTTTCATAGTGATATTCATGTGGGGCGGCCATTTGGTGAGGCACCTGCTCAGGGACATAACAAAACCGAGGAAAAAGTACCGGTACCGCTATCCCAAACCCACTCCGCCAGCCCCCCCTGTTCCGAGAGAGGATATGAGGGAGCTCCTCCGGAAGTCCGTGATAGTCGAGCTTCCGCCGAAGGTTCACGCGGGCGAGGAGATACCCCTCACCGTTGGCTTCAGGAACCTGCTCAGGGGAACGATAAACGTCGAGATAGACCTCAGCGACTTATCAAGGTACTTCGACCTCAGCTCCACGAGGGTTTACTTCAGGAGTGTGAAGCCGGGTGAATACGTCTCCCAGAGCGTGAGGGTGGTCCCGAGGAGGCCCGGAAAAGTCAGCGCCAAGGTTGTCGCCCGCTCCGGAATTGTGAGTGCTAAAGTCAAGGTGAGCACCGAAATAATAGAGAGGCCAAAGGTGGAGCCCAAAACTCCCCTTCCAGTCCCCGTTCCGGCACAAGGAGGTTCGAAAAATTCAGCAGAAGGTCCCCGCACCCCGCTGGAGGAGCTCTTTGCGAGGTATAAGAACGTCGAGCTAATAGGTGAGGGCGGCTTTGCGAGGGTTTACAGGGCGGAGAGGAAAGACGGAAGCGTCGTGGCCCTCAAGATACCCATGAGCCTAACTGAAGCGGGGGGAAAGGCATTCCTCAGGGAAGTGCGGAACTGGTCCCTCCTCAGCCATCCCAACATAGTCGAGCTCTACGACTACAACATCTTCCCAGTTCCATACCTGGAGATGGAGTACTGTGAGAGCTCGCTGGCCAAGCTCGAAAAACCCCTAAATCCGGAGAAGGCTGCGAGAATCATCTTCGACGTTGCTGAGGGCATAAAGTACGCCCACTCCAAAGGTATCATCCACCGTGATCTCAAGCCCAGCAACATCCTCCTCAAGAACGGCAGGGCGAAGGTGAGCGACTGGGGGCTAAGCAAGCTCCTCAAGGAGAGTAGGACTACTCAATCAGTGAGCTTCACACCGCTCTACGCCGCTCCGGAACAGATAAGCTCCCGCTTCGGAGGAACTGATGAGAGGACAGATGTGTGGCAGATTGGAGCGGTGCTCTACGAGCTTCTCACGGGGAGGCCCCCCTTCGAGGGCGAGGACTTCGTCGAGGTGGCGTCAAAGATAACCCTTGAGGAGCCTGTCCCTCCGAGCCACCTTAACCCGGAAGCAAAGCCCCTCGAGCATGTAGTCATGAAGTGCCTCGCGAAGAAAAAGGAGGAGCGCTACGGGAGCGTTGAAGAACTTCAGAGGGACATAGCGGAGTTCCTCGGCACTAGCTACCGCGAAAAACTCAGCAGGAGCGTCTCGGTTAGAGACCTTTCGAGGAGTGCGTACTTCGCAGGGGAGCTGTTTCTCCTGTATCTGAAGCTCAACGACCTCGTGAACGCACTCAAGTACGCTGATGACCTGATTCACTACGCGAGGGGTGAAACTAAGAGGGAGCTTGTGAAGCTACAGGAGCAGCTGAAACTGCGCCTTGAGAACGGCCTGGAAGTCCCCGAGGAGCTCATAGAGAAGGCGGAGATAATAGTCCACAGGATAAAGCTGGGCTTTAAGGGGGTGTGA
- a CDS encoding DUF302 domain-containing protein: MQGMKGKGKMKGGCKGHGKGMKGRGMHGMEEPTKEYAYVREVETGFDETVEKVKEELKKEGFGVLSEVRVDSLFKEKLGLEMEPYVILGACNPDYSSELIGIDINSGTFLPCNLVVYVKEGKTHVSLLLPTVAMSVTGNDELLEVAGKVEEILKGVVDRV; this comes from the coding sequence ATGCAGGGAATGAAGGGCAAAGGCAAGATGAAAGGTGGCTGCAAGGGGCACGGAAAGGGCATGAAAGGTCGCGGAATGCACGGGATGGAAGAGCCCACGAAGGAGTACGCCTACGTCCGGGAGGTCGAGACCGGCTTTGACGAGACCGTTGAGAAGGTCAAGGAAGAGCTGAAGAAGGAAGGCTTCGGAGTCCTCAGCGAGGTCAGGGTTGACAGCCTCTTCAAGGAGAAGCTCGGCCTTGAGATGGAGCCCTACGTCATCCTCGGGGCCTGCAACCCGGACTATTCAAGCGAGCTGATAGGCATAGACATCAACAGCGGCACCTTCCTGCCCTGCAACCTCGTGGTCTACGTTAAGGAAGGGAAGACCCACGTGAGCCTCCTGCTCCCAACGGTCGCCATGAGCGTGACCGGGAACGACGAACTCCTCGAAGTCGCCGGAAAGGTCGAGGAGATACTGAAGGGCGTCGTTGATAGGGTTTGA
- a CDS encoding DUF4855 domain-containing protein: MISMANFGLWWIRWNGSNYESRMSGSLNEFRELGFGYAVVLGQPAHIQYTGDAETDAYNLSEYLSEHMNMPYYVTIPFFTPSKTPRGNITGSFEGSYWEKWINVFTGSSDPNLRGFYWSLENAWMFKQDQIERGVGISHELIKEMSQKIHSTGFEFIWIPSVPTMNIEGTNIFPWYYPPNYPGACEYFDYIFAQPNYYMGRISNINGWVLNLEGSKLKYNCWNVFMEMEADECVIGGGGNCKTCSDSNNCTKLASDYIQAQINNIGRKYSQRAYYFGVTFDVVRHVDSYCRNNLGVSYV; encoded by the coding sequence GTGATTTCCATGGCGAACTTTGGACTGTGGTGGATCAGATGGAATGGCTCGAACTACGAATCGAGAATGAGCGGGAGCCTAAATGAGTTTAGAGAACTAGGTTTTGGCTATGCTGTAGTACTAGGACAGCCAGCTCACATCCAGTATACCGGAGATGCAGAGACTGACGCATATAACCTTTCAGAATATCTGAGTGAGCACATGAACATGCCATACTATGTTACAATACCTTTCTTTACGCCCTCAAAGACACCTCGTGGCAACATAACAGGAAGTTTTGAAGGGTCCTATTGGGAAAAATGGATCAATGTATTTACTGGATCATCAGACCCTAATTTAAGGGGATTCTATTGGAGCCTTGAGAATGCTTGGATGTTTAAACAGGATCAGATAGAGAGGGGAGTGGGAATCTCCCACGAATTGATCAAAGAAATGTCACAAAAGATACACAGCACGGGATTTGAATTCATCTGGATTCCAAGTGTACCAACAATGAATATTGAGGGGACGAATATATTCCCCTGGTATTATCCTCCAAACTATCCCGGAGCCTGCGAATATTTTGACTATATTTTCGCACAGCCAAATTATTATATGGGCCGGATAAGTAACATAAATGGCTGGGTACTTAATCTTGAGGGATCAAAGCTTAAGTACAATTGCTGGAACGTGTTCATGGAAATGGAAGCTGATGAATGTGTTATAGGTGGTGGAGGAAACTGCAAAACTTGCAGTGACTCAAACAACTGCACAAAATTAGCAAGCGACTACATACAGGCTCAGATTAATAATATTGGCAGAAAATATTCTCAGAGGGCATACTACTTTGGAGTGACTTTTGATGTTGTTAGACACGTTGATTCATACTGCAGAAACAATTTGGGGGTATCGTATGTATAA
- a CDS encoding permease, whose translation MKKQKDERNTRKEMVRDLIILGITLLVTAVLLVAFPDRRGPVIKTSWNFFLEMIQILPAVMVLLGLFAVFVPNEAVVRYLGKTSGIKGIFLAILLGTLPTGPLYVAFPIASALLKKGARISNIILFLSAWACIKIPQEMVELQFLGARFMLARLTLTVIFVVIMALAIEWIMRWSDGEREAESPA comes from the coding sequence TTGAAGAAGCAAAAGGATGAAAGAAACACGAGGAAAGAAATGGTACGGGACTTAATTATACTTGGGATAACCCTACTTGTCACGGCAGTCCTTTTAGTAGCGTTTCCCGACAGGAGAGGCCCGGTAATCAAAACTTCATGGAACTTCTTTCTCGAAATGATTCAGATACTTCCGGCTGTGATGGTGTTGCTGGGTCTCTTCGCGGTCTTTGTGCCGAATGAGGCTGTGGTAAGGTACCTTGGAAAAACATCTGGGATAAAGGGCATTTTCCTTGCTATACTCCTTGGTACTTTGCCAACTGGGCCACTTTACGTTGCATTCCCAATAGCCTCCGCACTGCTCAAAAAAGGCGCGAGGATATCAAACATAATCCTATTTCTTTCAGCATGGGCTTGTATAAAGATACCGCAGGAAATGGTGGAACTGCAGTTTCTCGGAGCGCGGTTTATGCTGGCAAGGCTTACCCTAACGGTCATCTTTGTGGTCATCATGGCGCTTGCTATAGAATGGATAATGAGATGGAGTGACGGGGAGAGGGAAGCAGAAAGTCCTGCCTGA
- a CDS encoding permease, whose amino-acid sequence MSITAIIINLMALVSLLIAFIKDREKAKKSLKIAGKSFVRMFPMVLTIIFIIGLLLGFVPPSQISRFIGEQSGIGGVLLIGTLGAIMHIPALLSFPLAASLLEGGASVTAVAAFITTLTMIGIVTLPLEIKELGRKMALLRNGLSFIIAIIIALIMGAIL is encoded by the coding sequence ATGAGTATCACTGCAATTATTATTAATCTCATGGCCCTCGTCAGCCTTTTAATCGCATTTATTAAGGATAGAGAGAAAGCGAAAAAATCGCTCAAAATAGCAGGAAAGTCATTTGTCAGAATGTTCCCCATGGTGCTTACGATCATATTCATCATCGGGTTGCTTCTCGGGTTTGTTCCGCCTAGCCAGATATCAAGATTCATAGGCGAGCAATCCGGAATTGGTGGTGTGTTGCTTATCGGAACATTGGGGGCTATCATGCATATCCCTGCCCTGCTGTCCTTCCCGTTGGCAGCCTCCCTTCTTGAAGGCGGGGCATCAGTCACTGCAGTCGCGGCTTTCATCACAACATTAACCATGATTGGAATAGTCACTCTGCCCTTGGAGATAAAGGAGCTCGGAAGAAAAATGGCTCTTCTCCGGAACGGCTTAAGTTTCATCATAGCAATCATCATTGCCCTTATCATGGGGGCGATACTTTGA
- a CDS encoding winged helix-turn-helix domain-containing protein, with product MKRSTENTKGTSEMPSSSDGLEILVRMPGKSYWLPASITGEDDLIVCPGESLIYNHNIIVYYKNIRGDYMCNERQCKPPENAPPKWLRLRNFVRALRFQTRWLIIECIGEDSRSTNEIYDCLTKKGEQLTKSGLYYHLSELKNAGIIEVAGYIEDGAGAPEKLWKLKTKKIVINLVGEE from the coding sequence TTGAAGAGAAGCACCGAAAATACAAAGGGCACTTCCGAAATGCCCTCATCTTCTGACGGGTTAGAGATTTTAGTTAGAATGCCCGGAAAGTCCTATTGGCTTCCGGCTTCAATTACTGGGGAAGATGACCTAATTGTTTGTCCAGGAGAAAGTCTTATATACAACCACAATATTATAGTCTATTACAAGAATATTCGAGGCGATTACATGTGTAATGAAAGACAATGCAAACCCCCGGAAAACGCTCCACCAAAGTGGCTTCGACTTCGCAATTTTGTTAGAGCCCTCCGGTTCCAGACCAGATGGCTGATTATCGAGTGCATTGGGGAAGATAGCAGGAGCACAAATGAGATTTATGACTGTTTGACCAAAAAAGGAGAGCAACTAACGAAATCTGGGCTGTATTATCATCTTTCTGAACTCAAAAATGCGGGCATCATAGAAGTTGCCGGGTATATAGAGGATGGAGCCGGTGCCCCAGAGAAGTTATGGAAACTCAAGACCAAGAAGATCGTGATCAATTTGGTGGGGGAGGAGTGA
- a CDS encoding heavy metal translocating P-type ATPase, whose product MPKKLKLEGLDCASCAYEIEEALKKEGFEFAVVNFATKEAVIEGDIEKAKEVIKKVEPDVEVLEEDEHGHGHSHEHEEDEDYWKTVYMIGTSLILFAIGIILRYYYGMDNAFVFGIFLASYLISGWKVLRSAVINSLHGNLFDENFLIAVATVGAFLIREYPEGVAVMLFYVVGEFFQDMAVDRSRRSIRALLALKAEYANLLRNGEVVQVKPEELKVGDIILIKPGEKVPVDGVVIEGTSTVDTSALTGESVPRTVKEGEEILSGMLNLSGLLKVKVTKELSESTISRILELVENASARKAKTEKFITRFAHYYTPAVVGIATLIALVPPLVTGSPFTPWVYRALVILVISCPCALVLSIPLGYFGGIGRAAKEGILVKGSNYLDALKEATIVAFDKTGTLTKGVFKVTKVETRNGFSDGEIIKFAALAEAHSNHPIAKAIRDAYGGEINEAEVKEYEEIAGHGVRAKIGDVEVMVGNDRLLHRFDIEHDTCRVKGTVAHVVINGKYAGYIIISDEIKEDSPTAVKELKRLGVKKVVMVTGDSREVAEEIAKQIGLDDFYAELLPEDKVKVIEDLEKEKGDGKVVFVGDGINDAPVLARADVGVAMGALGSDAAIETADVVIMDDKPSKLPRGIKIARRTQRIVWQNIIFALAVKLSFIGLGILGEATMWEAVFADVGVALIAVFNAMRILR is encoded by the coding sequence ATGCCCAAGAAGCTCAAGCTTGAGGGCCTCGACTGCGCGAGCTGCGCCTACGAGATAGAGGAGGCCCTGAAGAAGGAGGGTTTTGAATTCGCGGTGGTCAACTTCGCCACCAAGGAGGCTGTGATAGAAGGTGATATTGAGAAGGCTAAAGAGGTAATCAAAAAGGTCGAGCCCGACGTTGAAGTTCTGGAGGAAGATGAGCACGGGCATGGCCACAGCCACGAGCATGAGGAGGATGAAGACTACTGGAAGACCGTGTACATGATAGGGACTTCCTTAATCCTCTTTGCTATAGGTATAATACTGCGCTACTACTACGGCATGGACAACGCCTTCGTGTTTGGGATTTTCCTGGCGAGCTACCTCATCTCCGGCTGGAAGGTGCTGAGGAGCGCCGTTATCAACTCCCTTCACGGCAACCTCTTCGACGAGAACTTCCTCATAGCTGTGGCAACTGTGGGCGCTTTCCTGATCAGGGAGTATCCGGAAGGAGTGGCAGTCATGCTCTTCTACGTCGTCGGTGAGTTCTTCCAGGACATGGCCGTTGACAGGTCGAGGCGCTCGATAAGGGCCCTGCTGGCCCTCAAAGCAGAGTACGCCAACCTGCTCCGGAACGGCGAGGTCGTCCAGGTTAAGCCGGAGGAGCTTAAGGTGGGAGATATAATCCTCATCAAGCCGGGCGAGAAGGTTCCCGTTGACGGCGTTGTCATCGAGGGAACCTCGACTGTGGACACCTCCGCCTTAACAGGCGAGAGCGTGCCGAGGACGGTAAAAGAAGGAGAGGAAATCCTCTCAGGGATGCTCAACCTCAGCGGCCTCCTCAAGGTCAAGGTTACCAAGGAGCTGAGTGAGTCAACCATCTCGCGCATCCTTGAGCTCGTCGAGAACGCGAGTGCGAGGAAGGCAAAGACTGAGAAGTTCATAACGCGCTTCGCCCACTACTACACTCCCGCTGTGGTTGGAATAGCAACGCTGATAGCCCTCGTTCCGCCGCTCGTGACGGGGAGTCCCTTTACTCCCTGGGTGTACAGGGCGCTCGTGATACTCGTTATCTCGTGCCCCTGTGCCCTCGTCCTCTCGATTCCGCTCGGATACTTCGGAGGCATAGGCAGGGCAGCGAAGGAAGGAATACTCGTCAAGGGCTCCAACTACCTGGATGCACTCAAAGAGGCCACGATAGTGGCCTTCGACAAGACTGGAACCCTCACCAAGGGAGTCTTCAAGGTCACGAAGGTTGAAACGAGGAACGGCTTCAGTGATGGAGAGATCATTAAATTCGCGGCACTGGCTGAGGCTCACTCCAACCACCCCATAGCGAAGGCAATCAGGGACGCCTACGGGGGGGAGATCAACGAGGCCGAAGTTAAGGAGTATGAGGAGATAGCGGGCCATGGCGTCAGGGCAAAGATTGGGGACGTCGAGGTTATGGTCGGAAACGACAGACTCCTCCATAGGTTCGACATTGAACACGACACCTGCCGCGTGAAGGGAACGGTCGCTCACGTCGTCATCAACGGAAAGTACGCGGGCTACATCATAATCTCCGACGAGATAAAGGAGGACTCGCCCACAGCCGTGAAGGAGCTCAAGCGCCTCGGGGTGAAGAAGGTCGTCATGGTTACGGGCGATAGCAGGGAAGTGGCGGAGGAGATAGCAAAACAGATCGGCCTCGACGACTTCTACGCGGAGCTTCTCCCCGAGGACAAGGTGAAGGTCATAGAGGATCTTGAGAAGGAGAAGGGCGACGGTAAAGTTGTCTTCGTCGGGGACGGCATAAACGACGCTCCCGTCTTGGCCAGGGCAGACGTTGGCGTTGCAATGGGTGCCCTCGGAAGCGACGCGGCAATAGAGACTGCAGACGTTGTCATAATGGACGACAAGCCCTCGAAGCTTCCGCGGGGCATCAAGATAGCAAGGAGGACGCAGAGAATAGTCTGGCAGAACATAATCTTCGCTCTCGCCGTCAAGCTGTCCTTTATCGGGCTCGGAATCCTTGGAGAAGCGACAATGTGGGAGGCAGTGTTCGCGGACGTTGGAGTGGCCCTCATAGCGGTCTTCAACGCGATGAGAATTCTGAGGTGA
- a CDS encoding ArsR/SmtB family transcription factor has protein sequence MTEVCNVYEEHLDKILEAQAKLPDEETVLEVADFFGALGNPTRLKILLALMEAGELCTCDLSAVTKLSVSAISHQLRILKDRKIVAYRKEGKNVFYRLDDEHIKDILRTAMNHLSEVR, from the coding sequence ATGACAGAGGTATGTAATGTGTATGAAGAACATCTTGACAAAATCCTGGAGGCCCAGGCAAAGCTCCCAGATGAGGAGACCGTATTGGAGGTGGCTGACTTCTTCGGTGCGCTGGGCAACCCTACGAGGCTTAAAATCCTGCTGGCACTCATGGAGGCGGGAGAGCTCTGCACATGCGATCTATCGGCGGTAACGAAGCTTTCGGTATCCGCCATTTCACACCAGCTCAGAATACTCAAGGACAGGAAGATAGTCGCCTACCGCAAGGAGGGCAAGAACGTCTTCTACCGCCTGGATGATGAGCACATCAAGGATATCCTGAGGACAGCCATGAATCACCTGTCGGAGGTGAGATGA